The following are from one region of the Mesorhizobium sp. B2-8-5 genome:
- a CDS encoding LacI family DNA-binding transcriptional regulator produces MKATVADIARSCGLSTATVDRVLNNRPGASAANRQRVMEAAKQLGYLPTLDQVVLPSKPAHLEFFLPIGSNGFMADLAHHIEDYAARLPLVASCRIHNLAGISPGALQGAVENLSLKANGVGVIAVDHPRTRNILRELVDAGIRLVTLISDVPAAPRSAYVGIDNRVAGRTAALLMGRFLGGRTGHLAMVVGSRSYRGHEEREMGFRSVLSEEFPNLTVSSAAESNDDPDASYRATIKALHNEPDLLGIYCVGAGRSGVAKALLEVKPRKKPVFICHDLTKETRRYLVDDLADVVIDQNARLIAEQSVIRLLGSIASSAPYLTKKFIEPRLIFKENVPVQ; encoded by the coding sequence ATGAAAGCCACGGTAGCCGACATCGCCAGAAGCTGCGGCCTGTCGACCGCGACCGTCGACAGGGTGCTCAACAACCGGCCAGGGGCAAGTGCTGCCAACCGGCAGCGGGTGATGGAGGCGGCCAAGCAGCTCGGCTATCTGCCAACGCTCGATCAGGTGGTTTTGCCGTCGAAGCCGGCGCACCTGGAATTCTTCCTGCCGATCGGGTCCAACGGCTTCATGGCCGATCTTGCGCATCACATCGAGGATTATGCGGCACGCCTGCCGCTGGTCGCCTCCTGCCGCATCCACAACCTTGCCGGCATTTCGCCGGGCGCGCTGCAAGGCGCGGTGGAGAACCTGTCGCTCAAAGCCAACGGCGTCGGCGTCATCGCCGTCGACCACCCGCGCACGCGCAACATCCTGCGCGAGCTGGTCGATGCCGGGATCAGGCTGGTCACGCTGATCTCGGATGTGCCGGCGGCACCGCGCTCGGCCTATGTCGGCATCGACAACCGGGTGGCGGGCCGCACCGCGGCGCTGCTGATGGGCCGCTTCCTCGGCGGCCGTACAGGACATCTGGCGATGGTGGTCGGCTCGCGCTCCTATCGCGGCCACGAGGAGCGCGAGATGGGTTTTCGTTCGGTGCTGAGCGAGGAGTTCCCCAATCTCACGGTCTCAAGCGCCGCCGAGAGCAATGACGACCCGGACGCCAGCTACCGCGCGACCATCAAGGCGCTGCACAACGAACCGGACCTGCTCGGCATCTACTGCGTCGGCGCCGGACGATCAGGCGTGGCCAAGGCCTTGCTCGAGGTCAAGCCGCGCAAGAAGCCGGTCTTCATCTGCCACGACCTGACCAAGGAAACGCGCCGCTATCTCGTCGACGATCTCGCCGACGTCGTCATCGACCAGAATGCGCGGCTGATCGCCGAGCAGTCGGTGATCCGCCTGCTCGGATCCATCGCGTCGTCGGCGCCGTATCTGACGAAAAAGTTCATCGAGCCGCGGCTGATCTTCAAGGAAAACGTGCCGGTGCAATAA
- a CDS encoding methyltransferase domain-containing protein — translation MDIACGTGIVARVAKERLGAAGYVVGIDISPDMLAVARTVAPDIDWRAGNASALPLRDGEQFDVVVCQQGLQFVPDKPAAAAEMRRALAQGGMLAVATWRSDEEIPFFRELRRVAERLLGPIADLRHSFGNSAPLEALLRDVGFHDVRSRTISRIIRFEDGAPLLRLNTMALVGMSAACKAMTDQERKRVVEDIVSGSAAVLQSHSDGSGVAFELSANLATAKA, via the coding sequence TTGGACATCGCTTGTGGTACAGGGATAGTTGCGCGCGTTGCCAAGGAACGGCTTGGTGCCGCCGGATATGTTGTCGGCATCGACATCAGCCCGGATATGCTCGCCGTCGCGCGCACCGTGGCGCCGGACATCGACTGGCGCGCCGGCAATGCCAGTGCGCTGCCACTCCGTGACGGAGAGCAGTTCGACGTGGTCGTCTGTCAGCAGGGGCTGCAGTTCGTTCCCGACAAGCCCGCTGCGGCGGCGGAGATGCGGCGAGCGCTGGCGCAGGGCGGCATGTTGGCGGTTGCCACTTGGCGGTCCGATGAGGAAATCCCCTTCTTTCGAGAACTCCGCCGCGTCGCCGAGCGACTCCTCGGCCCAATCGCAGACCTGCGCCACAGCTTTGGGAACTCGGCGCCGCTCGAGGCGCTGCTCCGGGACGTCGGCTTCCACGACGTTCGATCAAGGACAATATCGCGTATCATACGCTTTGAGGACGGCGCGCCCCTCCTGCGATTGAATACGATGGCGCTGGTCGGCATGAGTGCTGCCTGCAAGGCAATGACCGATCAGGAACGCAAGCGCGTTGTGGAGGACATCGTGAGCGGGAGCGCTGCCGTGCTGCAGTCCCACTCCGATGGATCGGGAGTCGCTTTCGAACTCAGCGCCAACCTGGCGACAGCCAAAGCCTAG